Proteins from one Amycolatopsis endophytica genomic window:
- a CDS encoding FAD-binding protein has translation MNLSHDDGPREAASVDFGHLVHRRPSAVARPRSAIEVAEVVRAAAADGIPVAARGRGHSGYGQAQTDGIVLDLSALAEVHEVRDDRVVVDAGTGWRAVLDAAWRHGSAPPVLTDYLGLSVGGTLSAGGIGGTSFRYGLQTDTVTELEVVTGDGVVRTCGPGDELFAAVLGGLGQCGIITRATLRLTGVPERVRRHEIDHDTVVSAAAEQLRFVEDGRYDFVQGQVRYGESGRRIFLETATYYTPPAAPRDDGEDLPFPEFQHRLDAAEALLTQTGAWFHPHPWWNCFLPASTATEFLESLVGQLRADDLGPAGCVLFYPVFTARVHTPLVRLPPEPVAYLVALLRFPPDDTAVAERQVADNVRLYREARDLGGLTYPIGAIPFTASDWRHHFGARWPRLRTWKEHYDPAHILTPGPGIFTAPGSGTPRTTDD, from the coding sequence GTGAACCTGAGCCACGACGACGGCCCGCGCGAAGCGGCGTCTGTCGACTTCGGGCACCTCGTGCACCGGCGGCCATCTGCGGTGGCGCGGCCGCGTTCGGCCATCGAAGTCGCCGAGGTGGTCCGGGCCGCGGCGGCGGACGGGATCCCGGTCGCCGCACGGGGTCGCGGTCATTCCGGGTACGGGCAGGCCCAGACGGACGGCATCGTGCTCGACCTGTCCGCCCTCGCGGAGGTGCACGAGGTCCGTGACGATCGCGTCGTCGTCGACGCGGGTACGGGCTGGCGCGCGGTCCTGGACGCGGCGTGGCGGCACGGCAGCGCGCCACCGGTGCTGACGGACTACCTGGGTCTGTCGGTGGGCGGGACGTTGTCGGCCGGTGGCATCGGCGGGACGAGCTTCCGGTACGGGCTGCAGACCGACACCGTCACCGAGCTGGAGGTCGTCACGGGCGACGGTGTGGTGCGCACGTGCGGACCGGGTGACGAGCTGTTCGCGGCGGTGCTGGGTGGTCTCGGCCAGTGCGGGATCATCACCCGTGCGACGCTGCGGCTGACCGGTGTGCCCGAACGGGTCCGGCGCCACGAGATCGACCACGACACGGTCGTTTCGGCCGCGGCCGAGCAGCTCCGGTTCGTCGAGGACGGGCGCTACGACTTCGTGCAGGGCCAGGTCCGCTACGGCGAATCCGGGCGGCGGATCTTCCTCGAAACCGCCACCTACTACACACCGCCCGCCGCACCCCGCGACGACGGTGAGGACCTGCCGTTCCCGGAGTTCCAGCACCGCCTGGACGCGGCCGAGGCGCTGCTCACCCAGACCGGCGCGTGGTTCCACCCGCACCCGTGGTGGAACTGTTTCCTGCCCGCGTCCACGGCCACGGAGTTCCTGGAATCGCTGGTGGGACAGCTGCGCGCGGACGACCTCGGCCCGGCCGGGTGCGTGTTGTTCTACCCGGTGTTCACGGCGAGGGTGCACACCCCGCTGGTCCGGCTACCGCCCGAGCCGGTCGCCTACCTGGTCGCGCTCCTGCGTTTCCCGCCCGACGACACCGCTGTCGCCGAGCGGCAGGTCGCCGACAACGTCCGTCTGTACCGCGAGGCCCGCGATCTCGGCGGTCTGACCTACCCGATCGGCGCGATCCCGTTCACCGCGTCCGACTGGCGCCACCACTTCGGCGCCCGATGGCCCCGCTTGCGAACCTGGAAGGAGCACTACGACCCGGCCCACATCCTCACCCCCGGACCCGGCATCTTCACCGCCCCCGGCTCCGGCACCCCGAGGACAACCGACGACTGA
- a CDS encoding roadblock/LC7 domain-containing protein gives MIIDDLVRGVPAIRHAVLLSPDGLVLDHSADLAPTDAEYLASMAAMLSSLAQRAGALLDGGRTQHLLVRCDNTTLLLVPAGPANRLALTTPADTDPADVLHQLPSTS, from the coding sequence ATGATCATCGACGACCTCGTCCGCGGAGTGCCCGCGATCCGCCACGCCGTCCTGCTCTCCCCCGACGGTCTGGTGCTGGACCACTCGGCAGACCTCGCCCCCACGGACGCCGAATACCTCGCCTCGATGGCCGCCATGCTGAGCAGCCTGGCCCAGCGCGCGGGCGCACTCCTGGACGGCGGACGCACCCAGCACCTCCTCGTCCGGTGCGACAACACCACACTGCTCCTCGTCCCGGCCGGCCCCGCCAACCGCCTGGCGCTGACCACCCCGGCGGACACCGACCCCGCCGACGTCCTGCACCAGCTCCCGTCGACCAGCTGA
- a CDS encoding ATP-binding protein codes for MGDERVLDLVGAVPPLVRVRRWIARVLSDLGEDHLTAVQLITTEVLTNAYDHAGGAGRVTLARTGPACRVRIEVDDGSLAPPILRAGKPTSVRGRGLVLVDNLAADWGYRLRGGGGKTVWALIDCSAYSWEPCA; via the coding sequence ATGGGCGACGAGCGCGTGCTCGATCTGGTGGGAGCGGTCCCGCCGCTGGTGCGTGTGCGCCGGTGGATCGCGCGTGTGCTGTCCGACCTCGGCGAGGACCACCTCACGGCGGTGCAGCTCATCACGACCGAGGTGCTGACCAACGCCTACGACCACGCCGGCGGCGCCGGACGGGTCACCCTGGCGCGGACGGGACCGGCCTGCCGGGTCCGCATCGAGGTCGACGACGGTTCCCTCGCGCCGCCCATCCTGCGCGCGGGAAAGCCGACGTCGGTGCGCGGACGGGGGCTCGTGCTGGTGGACAACCTCGCCGCGGACTGGGGCTACCGCCTCCGTGGTGGCGGCGGGAAGACCGTGTGGGCACTGATCGACTGCTCGGCGTATTCCTGGGAACCGTGCGCGTGA
- a CDS encoding iron-siderophore ABC transporter substrate-binding protein: MRTPRPRARGSILALFLGAVLALTGCGSSTEQSATEQPAAPASGQFPVTIATAFGDVTVPEQPKRVVALGWGDAEVALTLGVQPVGASDWLPVGGDGVAPWMPQDKHYTTAPTMLGTLEVSAEQVAALNPDLILDTRASGDKARYDQLAALGVPVLSIPAGGEAYATTWQQQLDMIGKALGRTTEAETVKNDLEAKFQQAADTHPEFKGKTVAVGSKTSGSYGAYVNGGSRIEFMERLGFIQSPQVQALADDSFSVTVSPERMDLFDADLTVMSPIGVSADEITNDPLFQAVPSVKAGHVVVFSDKMISLAFASATPLGLSYAIDKVLPMVTEAMAR, from the coding sequence ATGCGTACTCCACGCCCGCGTGCGCGCGGCTCCATCCTGGCTCTCTTCCTGGGCGCGGTCCTCGCGCTCACGGGCTGCGGCTCGTCCACGGAACAGAGCGCGACCGAGCAGCCGGCGGCGCCGGCGAGCGGTCAGTTCCCCGTCACCATCGCGACCGCCTTCGGCGACGTCACCGTCCCGGAGCAGCCGAAACGGGTCGTCGCGCTGGGTTGGGGCGACGCCGAGGTCGCGCTGACGCTGGGCGTGCAGCCCGTCGGCGCGTCGGACTGGCTGCCCGTCGGCGGCGACGGCGTCGCGCCGTGGATGCCGCAGGACAAGCACTACACCACCGCGCCGACGATGCTCGGCACCCTCGAAGTCAGCGCCGAGCAGGTCGCCGCACTGAACCCGGACCTGATCCTGGACACCCGCGCCAGCGGCGACAAGGCCCGCTACGACCAGCTCGCCGCCCTCGGCGTCCCGGTCCTGTCCATCCCCGCCGGCGGTGAGGCCTACGCGACCACCTGGCAGCAGCAGCTCGACATGATCGGCAAGGCGCTGGGCAGGACCACCGAGGCCGAAACGGTGAAAAACGACCTCGAAGCCAAGTTTCAGCAGGCCGCCGACACGCACCCCGAGTTCAAGGGCAAGACGGTCGCGGTCGGCTCGAAGACGTCCGGCTCCTACGGCGCCTACGTCAACGGCGGCTCCCGCATCGAGTTCATGGAACGCCTCGGGTTCATCCAGTCGCCCCAGGTGCAGGCTCTCGCCGACGACAGCTTCTCCGTCACCGTCTCACCCGAGCGGATGGACCTGTTCGACGCCGATCTCACCGTGATGTCGCCGATCGGCGTCAGCGCCGACGAGATCACGAACGACCCGCTGTTCCAGGCGGTCCCGTCGGTCAAGGCGGGTCACGTGGTCGTGTTCTCGGACAAGATGATCTCGCTGGCCTTCGCCAGCGCCACCCCGCTGGGGCTGAGCTACGCGATCGACAAGGTCCTGCCGATGGTCACCGAGGCGATGGCACGCTGA
- a CDS encoding FecCD family ABC transporter permease, producing MLTETTTVLPRRRRTPLALGLVLGLVALGLAVVASIAVGAKGLPPSTVLDALLHHDPADPDHLIIWEVRIPRTLIGLLAGAALGLAGVIIQGVTRNPLADPGILGVNAGASLCIVVAISLAGIDSMTGYVWFAFLGAALAAILVYGIGSLGRDRATPLKIALTGAACEAAFRSLTTGILVTDNATYEQFRFWQVGSLAGRDSAVVTQALPFLIAGFVLALASPRILNGLALGDDVARGLGQNVAAGRALSAVAVVVLCGTATAMAGPIAFVGLVVPHAARLITGPDHRWLLPYSMVLAPLVLLAADIIGRLVAQPGELQVGIVTAAIGAPVFIALVRRKRVRG from the coding sequence GTGCTGACCGAAACCACGACCGTCCTGCCCCGGCGCCGCCGGACCCCGCTCGCCCTCGGCCTGGTGCTGGGCCTGGTCGCGCTGGGGCTGGCGGTCGTGGCCAGTATCGCGGTCGGCGCCAAGGGACTCCCGCCGTCGACCGTCCTCGACGCGCTGCTGCACCACGACCCTGCCGATCCGGACCACCTGATCATCTGGGAGGTCCGGATCCCGCGTACCCTCATCGGGCTGCTCGCGGGTGCCGCGCTCGGCCTGGCCGGCGTGATCATCCAGGGCGTCACCCGCAACCCGCTCGCCGATCCCGGCATCCTCGGCGTGAACGCGGGGGCGTCGCTGTGCATCGTCGTCGCGATCAGCCTCGCCGGTATCGACTCGATGACCGGGTACGTCTGGTTCGCGTTCCTCGGCGCGGCGCTCGCGGCGATCCTCGTCTACGGCATCGGTTCGCTCGGCCGCGATCGCGCCACGCCGCTGAAGATCGCCCTCACCGGTGCGGCGTGCGAGGCCGCGTTCCGGTCGCTGACCACGGGAATACTGGTGACCGACAACGCCACCTACGAGCAGTTCCGGTTCTGGCAGGTCGGCTCGCTGGCCGGGCGCGATTCCGCGGTCGTCACACAGGCGCTGCCGTTCCTGATCGCCGGTTTCGTGCTCGCGCTGGCGTCCCCGCGGATCCTCAACGGGCTGGCGCTGGGTGACGACGTGGCGCGCGGGCTGGGCCAGAACGTCGCCGCGGGCCGGGCGCTGAGCGCGGTGGCGGTGGTCGTCCTGTGCGGGACGGCGACCGCGATGGCGGGCCCGATCGCCTTCGTCGGGCTGGTGGTGCCGCACGCCGCGCGCCTGATCACCGGGCCGGACCACCGGTGGCTGCTGCCGTACTCGATGGTGCTGGCGCCGCTGGTGCTGCTCGCCGCCGACATCATCGGACGGCTCGTCGCCCAGCCGGGCGAGCTGCAGGTCGGCATCGTCACCGCGGCCATCGGCGCGCCGGTGTTCATCGCGCTGGTCCGCCGGAAGCGAGTGCGCGGATGA
- a CDS encoding FecCD family ABC transporter permease: protein MSAVVTVQRRTARRTAIVTAVLAVAVLAVFLLALSIGDFPIAVPDVVRTLFGGGTVRDDYIVLRLRLPRALAGLLVGLAFGLSGALFQRLLRNPLASPDVIGVTAGSSLAAVLCLVTFGVTGVIVPAAALAGGLLTSVVIYVLAWRRGVTGHRLVLVGIGIAALAASAMSYFLTRSDVRIATQALVWITGSFARVGWAEVRMAGVFLVVLVPAAVLLGRTLSVLQLGDDAAMALGVRVERVRLGLLALAAALCGVATSVGGPIAFVAFLSGPIATRILRTGRPGLASSALVGALITLLADFAAQHLLSGTHQLPVGVVTGAVGAPYLLYLLATANRGART from the coding sequence ATGAGCGCCGTCGTCACGGTCCAGCGCCGCACGGCGCGCCGCACCGCGATCGTGACCGCCGTGCTGGCGGTCGCGGTGCTCGCCGTCTTCCTGCTGGCGCTGTCCATCGGGGACTTCCCGATCGCCGTGCCGGACGTGGTGCGCACGCTCTTCGGCGGCGGCACGGTGCGGGACGACTACATCGTGCTGCGGCTACGGCTTCCCCGCGCGCTGGCGGGCCTGCTCGTCGGCCTCGCGTTCGGGTTGTCCGGCGCGTTGTTCCAGCGGCTGCTGCGCAATCCGCTCGCCAGTCCGGACGTCATCGGCGTGACCGCGGGTTCGTCGCTGGCGGCGGTGCTGTGCCTGGTGACCTTCGGCGTGACCGGGGTGATCGTGCCCGCGGCGGCGCTGGCGGGCGGGCTGCTGACGTCGGTGGTCATCTATGTGCTGGCCTGGCGGCGCGGGGTCACCGGGCACCGGCTCGTGCTGGTCGGCATCGGGATCGCCGCGCTGGCCGCGAGCGCGATGTCGTACTTCCTGACCCGTTCCGATGTCCGGATCGCGACGCAGGCGCTGGTGTGGATCACGGGCAGCTTCGCCCGGGTGGGCTGGGCCGAGGTGCGGATGGCCGGCGTGTTCCTGGTCGTGCTCGTGCCCGCGGCGGTGCTGCTCGGGCGGACCCTGTCGGTGCTGCAGCTCGGCGACGACGCCGCGATGGCGCTGGGCGTGCGTGTCGAACGGGTCCGGCTCGGCTTGCTGGCGCTGGCCGCCGCGTTGTGCGGGGTGGCGACGTCGGTCGGCGGGCCGATCGCGTTCGTCGCGTTCCTGTCCGGGCCGATCGCGACCCGCATCCTGCGCACCGGTCGTCCCGGCCTGGCTTCATCGGCGCTGGTCGGCGCGCTGATCACGCTGCTGGCGGACTTCGCCGCGCAGCACCTGCTCAGCGGCACCCACCAGCTGCCCGTCGGAGTGGTCACCGGCGCCGTCGGCGCACCGTATCTGCTGTACCTGCTGGCCACCGCGAACCGAGGAGCACGCACATGA
- a CDS encoding MSMEG_1061 family FMN-dependent PPOX-type flavoprotein, with amino-acid sequence MTTWRREDAQLVTTEEELREIVQPPAPVIANKSVAGIDDLSRKFIHAATLYFVATTFPDGGLDVSPRGDPAGSVLVFDDGRTLAFADRPGNRRLDSLRNLLVHPRIGMLFVVPGREDVLRINGRATVVRSAPFFDELADDGVKPALAVVVEVEELFVHCANALRRSGAWEPSTWPDQEALPGVGQLFKSQMETAKLRGW; translated from the coding sequence ATGACCACCTGGCGCCGCGAGGACGCGCAGCTCGTCACCACCGAGGAGGAGCTGCGCGAGATCGTGCAGCCGCCCGCACCGGTGATCGCGAACAAGAGCGTGGCCGGGATCGACGACCTGAGCCGGAAGTTCATCCACGCCGCGACGCTGTACTTCGTGGCGACGACCTTCCCGGACGGCGGGCTGGACGTTTCGCCGCGGGGCGACCCGGCAGGCAGCGTCCTCGTGTTCGACGACGGCCGCACCCTGGCTTTCGCCGACCGGCCGGGCAACCGGCGGCTGGACAGCCTGCGCAACCTGCTGGTGCACCCGCGGATCGGGATGCTGTTCGTGGTGCCCGGCCGGGAGGACGTGCTGCGGATCAACGGCCGCGCGACGGTCGTGCGGTCCGCGCCGTTCTTCGACGAGCTGGCCGACGACGGGGTGAAACCGGCGCTGGCCGTCGTGGTCGAGGTCGAGGAGCTGTTCGTGCACTGCGCCAACGCCCTCCGCCGCTCCGGCGCGTGGGAGCCGTCCACCTGGCCCGATCAGGAGGCCCTGCCAGGCGTCGGGCAGCTGTTCAAGAGCCAGATGGAGACGGCGAAGCTCAGGGGCTGGTGA
- a CDS encoding helix-turn-helix domain-containing protein, whose amino-acid sequence MTATLDNPLRYSSPPPLGAEELAVLALLADGLPIDAVARRLNLSKRTVQRRIRRICDRLDVHAPIQAVVWAARRELI is encoded by the coding sequence GTGACCGCCACGCTCGACAATCCCCTCAGATACTCCAGCCCGCCCCCGCTGGGCGCCGAAGAACTGGCTGTCCTGGCGCTGCTCGCCGATGGCCTGCCCATCGACGCGGTGGCGCGACGGCTCAACCTGTCCAAACGCACGGTGCAGCGCCGGATCCGGCGGATCTGCGACCGGCTGGACGTGCACGCCCCGATCCAGGCCGTGGTCTGGGCCGCGCGGCGCGAACTCATCTGA
- a CDS encoding ThuA domain-containing protein, with translation MRHRRDLEPSRSRRPRQGRFRRSLAQLCGLVLLTAVPVVPALAAPVQAQAQAPVAAADPVRVLVFHGPSDRQADPVNTAAAAVQELGRTGGFQADVAADPAAFTPANLARYRGVVFLSADGVTLSAAQEGALKAFVEAGGGFVGVHDAARAQSGSDWFTGLIGTRPAASPDTIQQAVVDVTDRQHPANAGLPLNWTRSDQWLNWNPNPVGQVHTVAQVEEWKYQAGDSGNGPFHPVSWCRDYSGGRSFYTGMGRTPESWTTDQQFRGHLLGAIQWTSGMVRGDCQATIASNYTVERLTAENQPGQLDQIGEPHGLTIAPDGKVFYVGKAACPSGPIVDWEDPNVGLGCGTIHQWDPATKQVKLLTTLEVMGNRGSGDELVKNEEGLLGMTLDPDFAHNGWFYVYWMPHDSIDRDLRIGQRTVSRFTYDAATQTIDQSTRKDLLHWDAQIHSCCHAGGGMAFDDDGNLYIGVGDNNSSGGSDGYSGNNWTAEYKGTSFQDARRTSGNTNNLNGKVLRIHPEPDGTYTIPAGNLFTGTEDGGGKTRPEIYVMGVRNIARLAIDKQHDWLTAGWVGPDATEPSPELGPAKYETATVITSAGNQGWPYCMGNRQPYRDRSDTDASVLTGWYDCGDLKNTSPRNTGLVDIPPARDNAIWYSPQGGGPVYPDRADGSGVPTYVEGDATYTEPYVSGGGQAVMSGPTYHRSEVNTASGVAWPAYWEDKWFIGDESNANNRIAVTLDPSRVESQGAPAFAEDLRQIITGGGGDTNLQSWMDAKFGPDGALYLLDYAGGFFSLDPNQKLIRITYHGGAPTPSPEAATAGTTTQAGPMTMAFSGIKAGGVSWRWDFGDGTTSTEANPTHTYLRGGTYDATLEVTYANGEKASKRLPVTVSCPAPDARKTVWMLDTDTAVANRNIGLGCTLNDLIDDERTWEHDAFTAYVTDVTAKLRGFGLLSDKEANLLIRAASMSQVGRGTAYEWIFDGTSTDGWSQAPDGKFELQPDGTLHSAGGMGMLWYSDKAFGDFSVRLQFRDEAPAGTRANSGLLTRFPDPRTPLDQRPPGSCGTVGSARTSQAWVAVYCGHEIQINDNTEGDVQKTGSVYNFSQVDLDGAFPTPKGVWNDYEIRVTGQHYTIIRNGVVLNEFDNTPGKESSRAGDPPTDLRQFFSGFIGLQNHSDSDVIEFRNIRVRQL, from the coding sequence ATGCGGCACAGACGTGATCTCGAACCGAGCCGATCAAGAAGGCCCCGGCAGGGCCGGTTCCGGCGGTCGCTGGCCCAGCTGTGCGGGCTGGTCCTGCTCACCGCCGTGCCCGTGGTGCCCGCGCTCGCGGCGCCCGTCCAGGCACAGGCCCAGGCACCCGTGGCAGCGGCGGATCCGGTGCGGGTACTGGTCTTCCACGGCCCGTCCGACCGCCAGGCCGACCCGGTCAACACGGCGGCCGCGGCGGTGCAGGAACTGGGCCGCACGGGCGGTTTCCAGGCCGACGTCGCGGCCGACCCCGCGGCGTTCACCCCGGCCAACCTCGCGCGCTACCGCGGCGTGGTGTTCCTGTCCGCGGACGGCGTCACGCTCAGCGCCGCGCAGGAGGGCGCGCTGAAGGCGTTCGTCGAAGCCGGCGGCGGGTTCGTCGGCGTGCACGACGCCGCCCGCGCACAGTCCGGTTCGGACTGGTTCACCGGCCTGATCGGCACCCGGCCCGCGGCCAGCCCGGACACCATCCAGCAGGCCGTGGTCGACGTGACCGACCGGCAGCACCCGGCCAACGCCGGGCTTCCCCTGAACTGGACGCGTTCCGACCAGTGGCTGAACTGGAACCCGAACCCGGTCGGCCAGGTGCACACCGTGGCGCAGGTCGAGGAGTGGAAGTACCAGGCGGGTGACAGCGGCAACGGCCCGTTCCACCCGGTCTCGTGGTGCCGCGACTACTCCGGCGGCCGGTCCTTCTACACGGGCATGGGCCGCACCCCGGAGAGCTGGACGACCGACCAGCAGTTCCGCGGTCACCTGCTCGGCGCGATCCAGTGGACCTCCGGCATGGTCCGCGGCGACTGCCAGGCCACGATCGCCTCGAACTACACCGTGGAGCGGCTCACCGCGGAGAACCAGCCGGGGCAGCTGGACCAGATCGGCGAGCCGCACGGCCTGACGATCGCGCCCGACGGCAAGGTCTTCTACGTCGGCAAGGCTGCCTGCCCGTCCGGTCCGATCGTGGACTGGGAGGACCCGAACGTGGGGCTCGGCTGCGGCACGATCCACCAGTGGGACCCGGCGACCAAACAGGTCAAGCTGCTCACCACGCTGGAGGTGATGGGCAACCGCGGCAGCGGTGACGAGCTGGTCAAGAACGAAGAGGGCCTGCTCGGCATGACGCTCGACCCGGACTTCGCGCACAACGGCTGGTTCTACGTCTACTGGATGCCGCACGACTCGATCGACCGCGACCTGCGGATCGGTCAGCGCACGGTGTCCCGGTTCACCTACGACGCCGCGACGCAGACCATCGACCAGTCCACCCGCAAGGACCTGCTGCACTGGGACGCGCAGATCCACAGCTGCTGCCACGCGGGCGGTGGCATGGCGTTCGACGACGACGGCAACCTCTACATCGGCGTCGGGGACAACAACTCCTCCGGCGGCTCCGACGGCTACTCCGGCAACAACTGGACGGCCGAGTACAAGGGCACTTCGTTCCAGGACGCGCGCCGCACGTCGGGCAACACCAACAACCTCAACGGCAAGGTGCTGCGCATCCACCCGGAACCGGACGGCACCTACACGATCCCGGCCGGAAACCTGTTCACCGGCACCGAGGATGGCGGCGGCAAGACCCGTCCGGAGATCTATGTGATGGGCGTGCGCAACATCGCGCGCCTGGCCATCGACAAGCAGCACGACTGGCTCACCGCGGGCTGGGTCGGTCCGGACGCCACCGAGCCGAGCCCGGAGCTGGGCCCGGCCAAGTACGAGACGGCCACGGTGATCACGTCCGCGGGCAACCAGGGCTGGCCGTACTGCATGGGCAACCGGCAGCCCTACCGCGACCGCAGTGACACCGACGCGAGCGTGCTCACCGGCTGGTACGACTGCGGCGACCTCAAGAACACTTCGCCGCGCAACACCGGATTGGTGGACATCCCGCCCGCTCGGGACAACGCGATCTGGTACTCGCCGCAGGGTGGCGGCCCGGTCTACCCGGACCGCGCCGACGGCAGCGGCGTGCCGACCTACGTCGAGGGCGACGCGACCTACACCGAGCCCTACGTCTCCGGTGGCGGCCAGGCCGTCATGTCGGGCCCGACCTACCACCGCTCGGAGGTGAACACCGCCAGCGGGGTCGCCTGGCCCGCCTACTGGGAGGACAAGTGGTTCATCGGTGACGAGTCCAACGCCAACAACCGCATCGCGGTGACGCTGGACCCGTCGCGCGTCGAGTCCCAGGGTGCGCCGGCGTTCGCCGAGGACCTCCGCCAGATCATCACCGGCGGCGGTGGCGACACCAACCTGCAGAGCTGGATGGACGCCAAGTTCGGTCCGGACGGCGCGCTCTACCTGCTCGACTACGCGGGTGGTTTCTTCAGCCTCGACCCCAACCAGAAGCTGATCCGCATCACCTACCACGGCGGGGCGCCCACCCCGTCGCCGGAGGCGGCGACCGCCGGGACGACCACCCAGGCCGGCCCGATGACCATGGCGTTCTCCGGGATCAAGGCCGGTGGTGTGTCGTGGCGGTGGGACTTCGGTGACGGCACCACGTCCACCGAGGCGAACCCGACGCACACCTACCTGCGCGGCGGCACCTACGACGCGACGCTGGAGGTCACCTACGCCAACGGGGAGAAGGCGTCGAAGCGGCTGCCGGTGACGGTGAGCTGCCCGGCCCCGGACGCCCGGAAGACGGTGTGGATGCTGGACACCGACACCGCCGTGGCCAACCGCAACATCGGGCTCGGCTGCACGCTCAACGACCTGATCGACGACGAGCGCACCTGGGAACACGACGCGTTCACCGCCTACGTCACCGACGTGACCGCGAAGCTGCGCGGGTTCGGATTGCTGTCCGACAAGGAGGCGAACCTGCTGATCCGGGCGGCGTCGATGTCACAGGTCGGCCGTGGCACGGCATACGAGTGGATCTTCGACGGCACGTCGACGGACGGCTGGAGCCAGGCCCCGGACGGGAAGTTCGAGCTGCAACCGGACGGCACGCTGCACAGCGCCGGTGGCATGGGCATGCTCTGGTACTCCGACAAGGCGTTCGGCGACTTCTCGGTGCGGTTGCAGTTCCGTGACGAGGCACCGGCGGGAACCCGGGCCAACAGCGGGCTGCTCACGCGGTTCCCCGATCCGCGCACGCCGCTGGACCAGCGGCCGCCGGGCAGCTGCGGCACGGTCGGATCGGCGCGCACGTCGCAGGCGTGGGTGGCGGTCTACTGTGGACACGAGATCCAGATCAACGACAACACCGAGGGTGACGTCCAGAAGACCGGTTCGGTCTACAACTTCTCCCAGGTGGATCTGGACGGGGCGTTCCCGACACCGAAGGGCGTGTGGAACGACTACGAGATCCGGGTGACCGGCCAGCACTACACGATCATCCGGAACGGTGTCGTGCTCAACGAGTTCGACAACACCCCGGGCAAGGAGTCCTCCCGCGCCGGCGATCCGCCGACGGACCTGCGGCAGTTCTTCAGCGGGTTCATCGGATTGCAGAACCACAGCGACAGCGACGTCATCGAGTTCCGCAACATCCGGGTCCGCCAGCTTTAG